Below is a genomic region from Burkholderia pseudomultivorans.
CTCGACCAGCGCTCCGAGCTGATCAACAAATTCGTCAACGACATGCACGCCGATCCGCTCGTCGCCGATTGTGCGGCGCACGGCAGCTTCATCGCCAGCACGTCGTCCGCGTTCGAGCGCGTCGATTTCGCGCCGAATGCATTCGACAGCAGCAACGCGACGATCACGCCGTGGAACGATTCGTTCGATCAGGGCAAGCAGCGCGTGAAGGTCGACAACATCGTCACCGTCGATGGGCTCGGCATTCGCGGTGACGGTGGCGATCCGACGCCGCTGAAGTTTCGCTGCGGCTATGTCGGCCAGCAAATGCTCGCGTTCAGCTGGAACGATCCGGTGCCGCCGCTGAAGCCGCGCGTCGAACGCCCCGCGCCGTCGACGAAGAAGCTCAAGGGCAAGACGCATCGCGGCAAGGCCAAGGCAACGGGCCACACCGGCAAGAAGTCGGCCGCCGCGAAAAAATCGGGCGCGCAGAAAAAGACCGTGAAAAAGAAAACCGCGAAGAAGTCCTGATACGACGGAACGGCAACGACAGAATCGGGATAGGGGCGGTCAGTTAACCTGACCGATCCCCTCCCACACCACCCGGCATGCGGGTCCGCACCGGGCGGTTGGAATGGTTGAGGTTGCCGGGCTTGTGTTGCTCCCGACCCGACACCCAGGTTCGCTGTTGTCTGCTTCACCGAAACTGATTCCTCGCTGCCTGGGCCTGTCGGGCTTCACCCTATCCACCGTTCGGCGAGCTTCACTTACGCGAACATCTGAGGCTATTCACTTCCGAGAACCAGAGGGCTTGCCCTCCCATTCCTTCGGCCCTTCGCTGGCAGCTTTAGCCTTCCCGGCCACACCACCTCACTACTACGGCCTCTGCTGACTTCTCGCTCCGGTCTGCACCGTCGCCCTTTCAGGCACAAGGCGAGATCTCCCCAGGTAAGAACGCACTCCTTCATCGCACAACCGCCGTATTTACGCCGCTTCGCTTTGGTCACGAGAGCTTTGCGGTTTGTTGCCCGCTCGCCCTGCTCGGCAGCGCCTTCTATACGGTTCTTGTCCATCGGCTCGCGATTTACGCTCCACGCTTCCTCCCCACACTCGGTCGCCCTCATGCAGTTGCGCTTCGCTTCATTCGCCATGACCAGCTTATGGCGGGACTTTCACCCGCAGGAGTGCGCCCATGCTGGGCGCACAGCAAAAAGCCGGGGCATCGCAGGATGCCCCAGCTTTTTTTGCGGTCGACGAACTCGCTTACGCGAACGTCTCGACGTGCTTCAGGATCGCAGCCAGCATCGCCGCACCGAGCGCCGCGCTGCGCTCGCCGTTCCAGCCGACGCGCTCGTCGGGCAGGTTCGCATTGTCCTTGAACGGCATTTCGAGCGTCAGCGACAGGCAGCCGAACCGATGCCCGATGTACTTCGACGCGAGCTTCAGCGCGTCCTCCTTGTACTTGCTTGCCGCATAGCCGTGCTCGGTCTGGAAGTCGGGGCTCGCAACCTTGAACGCCTCGATGAACGCGGCCTGCTCCTTGCCCTGCTGCTCGGTGAAGCTCGGCAGCATCTCCGAACCGGCGACGAACACGTACGGCAGATCCTCGTCGCCGTGAATGTCGAAGAACATGTCGCAGCCGGTCGCATGAATCGCATCGCGCACGGCCAGCACCTCGGGGCTGCGCTCCGCATCGGGCGCCATCCACTCGCGGTTCAGGTTCGCGCCCGCGGCATTGGTGCGCAGGTTGCCATGCACGCTGCCGTCGGGGTTCATGTTCGGCACGATATGGAACGTCACGCGATCGTAGAGCTTGCGCGCGACCGGATCGCCGGCCCAGTCGCCCCACCCGGCCAGCCGCTTGACCAGCCCTTCGACGAACCACTCGGCCATCGTCTCGCCCGGATGCTGGCGCGCGATGATCCACACCTTCTTCTTCGGTGCGCCGTCGGTCTCAGGCGTACCGAGCGTCAGCAGCGACATCGGACGGCCTTCGACTGTGCGGCCGAGTTCAACCACGTTCGCGTGCGGCAACTGCTGGACCGCACCGAGGAACGCCGCGTGCCGCTCTTCCGAGTACGGTTCGAAATACGCGTAGTAGATGCTGTCGAACTCGGGCGTGTGGTCGATCGTCATCGTCTTGCCGTCGAACGTCGTCGGCACGCGGAACCAGACGACGCGGTCGTAGCTCGCGACCGCTTCATAGTTGCGCCAGCCCGACGGATACGCGCACTGGTCCGCGTTCTCGAACGTCATCACGCACCGCTCGCCGCGCGCGCCGGTCAGGCGGTAGTAGAACCACTGCGCGAATTCCGAGCGATTGTCGCCGCGCACGCGCAGCCGGATCGCATCCGGGCTGTCGCACGACACGACCTCGATCGCGCCCGCGTCGAAGTTGCTGGTGATCGAAAGGGCCATCCGTTTCTCCTTGAGCGGCCGTCACGCGCGGTGTGCCGCGCGCCGGGCCTGATGCATGCGCCGGCCGTCTCGTGAACGGCCGGCAGGGTCACTCGCCGACTCGCCGGCGATATACGTAAGTCGAATCGTTCGACGCGGCGGCGTCGAACGCATAGCCTTCCGCCGCAAAATCGCGCAGCGCCTGCGGCTCGGCGATGCGGTTCTCGACGACATAGCGCGCCATCAGGCCGCGCGCGCGCTTCGCATGGAAGCTGATGATCTTGTAGCGGCCGCCCTTCCAGTCCTCGAACACCGGCGTGATCACCGGCGCGGCCAGCAGCTTCGGCTTGACCGACTTGAAGTACTCGG
It encodes:
- a CDS encoding M14 family metallopeptidase, producing MALSITSNFDAGAIEVVSCDSPDAIRLRVRGDNRSEFAQWFYYRLTGARGERCVMTFENADQCAYPSGWRNYEAVASYDRVVWFRVPTTFDGKTMTIDHTPEFDSIYYAYFEPYSEERHAAFLGAVQQLPHANVVELGRTVEGRPMSLLTLGTPETDGAPKKKVWIIARQHPGETMAEWFVEGLVKRLAGWGDWAGDPVARKLYDRVTFHIVPNMNPDGSVHGNLRTNAAGANLNREWMAPDAERSPEVLAVRDAIHATGCDMFFDIHGDEDLPYVFVAGSEMLPSFTEQQGKEQAAFIEAFKVASPDFQTEHGYAASKYKEDALKLASKYIGHRFGCLSLTLEMPFKDNANLPDERVGWNGERSAALGAAMLAAILKHVETFA
- a CDS encoding BspC domain-containing protein, yielding MPHSLLTNNQMDSSPASLRILRAFGKLAACVAGLSLALPAPVFADLLDQRSELINKFVNDMHADPLVADCAAHGSFIASTSSAFERVDFAPNAFDSSNATITPWNDSFDQGKQRVKVDNIVTVDGLGIRGDGGDPTPLKFRCGYVGQQMLAFSWNDPVPPLKPRVERPAPSTKKLKGKTHRGKAKATGHTGKKSAAAKKSGAQKKTVKKKTAKKS